The DNA segment TTAAATCTGGATTTTCAATCAGCTAAGTCCGATTAATAGTCCAAAGTGCAATCCTTGTGTTAATTCCAAGCTGTTGGGCAAATACATCCAACACTGTTTTCTTTGAATATCACTCGAGCACAGTGCCTGTAATATTGTATCATTTTGGCTAAATACATACTTAAGCACTTAACCCATTAACCTTGTCTCCAAATTCCTCTTACAGACCTCTAAAATACGGGAATAATATTATGCACAACTTTTAAAAGTGTCTATTACACACCTCTTTTGCCATGTGTCACACTAGTGTATTACACGTAAAAGAGATGCGTGAAAGCTAAAAAATTCATGTGAAACTAAATTTTTTCCTCCCCCTTTTTTTAAACTATTTCCttttcaaattaaagaaaaaaataactcATGTCTTCTTCCCGACCCCAAACCCCACCCTAGTTTTGTCTACCCCTCCTGTTTCGTCTCCCCAACCCCCAtgactaagaagaaaaagaataagaagaagaacaaatgtgTTTATGCCACAATCAACAAAGCAAACTTTTGAAAGTTGGTATTTTTGGAGAGTTGACAAATTCATCCTAGAAAATGGTGGCTGCAATTTTTTGGTgtatttggaaagaagggaaccGAAGATGTTTTGATGGCATATCAATATCAACTCCACTCTACTCCCTCAAGGTTGCGTGTTTAGTTAACTTATTTAGCTGGAACTATCTCATCCCTGTTAATAGTGCTGATACTTTTGTGGATTTCATTAGCTCCCTGATAGTAGCATAGGCTTTTGTAAATAGAGCTAATTATCCTATCTCTTTTGTATTctttgcatcttcttgatgccctTTAATGAAACTAATTTACTTCatcaaaaaagcaaaagaaaaaagaaaaaagaaaaaaaaaagaagaagaacaaatgagtTATTGAGTCTTGTAAAAATTACCATTATTGACCTTTTGGAAAAAACTTGAAAATTTAATCGGGTCTTGTTGATTTTGGTGTTCCATGACCTAGAAAATTAGTTTGGATTCGTGATTATTGTTGAGTTAAAATTTGCTTAAAACATGCTGAAAAACTTGGTGATTAATtttgataaaattcaaaaaacaccATTAACAAGTATGAAGCTTTGGGTTTGAGCTTGAATCTGAAATTTGTTATAAAAATGGGCATTATAGCATGTCAATAACCTGTTATCTTTGTCAAGACAAACAGTACATACTTGAAAAAATCCAGAATTCTTAATATACCGTTGTTTTGCCACCGTGTTTGGTGAAGCCCTACATCCAGCAGCTGCCAGATGCAACTGAAAAATAAAGGGGGAAATAAAAAATAGGACTAGTACTAACGTACGTTAACTTCAACGTGCAATTAACCATATCCTTCTTCTTTGTGgttaaaacacacacacacacacacgtacGTACATACATCCATTATATATAAGAGTGTATGTATAGTCATCATAGGCCTGAGAGCTTAAGGAAGTTTTTCTTCTACAGTTACAAGCGTAAGAAAGTATTCAATGATAAATCCTGAGTAACAAGGTAGTGAACTGGTAGATCAGCAATCTTCATTCAAGAGCTAGATTGGCCAGAAGATCCTAAAAACAACAAGAATATCGTCTCAGTTAGTATTACTTCACCACTAAAACAGTTCATGACTCACTTCCTTCATATAAGAAACAAAATGCATGTTAAAGAATTAAACAAACCTGCATCAGAAGTTTTTGGATTAGGAAAAGAACTGTCTCTAGAGGGATTGACAGTTGGTTCTGTCTGCATATTTCTGGATTGGTTGGAAGTGCCTAACAGCAGACTATCCGTTAATTATTAGTTTGCCCATTAAACAGATAACAATATTAGTTGTACTTTACTTTCATAGATCACCAAAATCCAACATTGTTATAAaacgacgacaacaacaacaacaagctcAGTGTAATTCCACGactggggtttggggagggtagtgtgtacgcagactttacccctaccttaAGAAGACAGAATGCCTATTTCCGATAGACAAGAATGTGTCTGTAGTTCAATCTTTAAAGTGGTATTTTTATGTTCAAATAAGTCTAGCTAGCTCAATATGTATTTACTCCATTGCAAATCAATATAGATTTTATTTTAATGTATTGGTGTGTCAAAATATACAAATTCTAATTGACTTCATATCAAGAGAAAAGGATTCTAAAATCAAAATGTAAAATATGCAAACAAACCTGCATCAGATTTTCTTGACATAGGACCATAGGAAGGTGCCACATTCTGCACAGTCTGTGTAGCCTAAAAATATTAACAACACTAGATTCAATTCACAATTATCTAAGTGGCAAAgcagtccggtgcactaagctccccgctatgcgcggggtccggaccacaaagggtctattgtacgcaaccttaccctgcatttctgcaagagattGCTTCCACGGCACAATTATCTAAGTGGAAACATGAAAATAACTTAAGATACATTAGATACCACAGTATTAGGACCATAGGAAGCCATTGCAGGAGAGTTGTTAGGTGCGACATTCTGTATAGCCTGAAATTTTTTAACAACATTGCATCCATATCACAATTATCTAACATGAAAATAACTTAAGACATATTAAGAACATTGCATACAACTCAAAATAATCCAAGTGGAAATATGAAAATAATTTAAGAAATTTTTTCGCAAGTAATACCATAGCAGAGGATTCTTCTGGATGCCTAGTGCTGCCAGTTCGATAGACATTATGCCACCACACAGGCAGAAATCCCTCACGAGGATCATACATAACTGAAACAATATCCCCGATAATATTATTAATCATGATTCTATAGTTTAATTATCAAAATAAACATGTCGTTCCAAAAACATGATATTCTTGAGCGAGACCTCCATTCTAAATATATTTTAGGAAATTTCCAAGCAGTAATATGACAAACAAATTGTTACTGAAGGAAGAAGCAATTTAGTTGTGCATATCATTCTAAAACAATAATGGCCAAACTTTTCAAGAACATGTgcagaaattaaagaaaataaccTCAATTCATTTGCAAAACTAACAGGAAGAACATGAT comes from the Nicotiana sylvestris chromosome 4, ASM39365v2, whole genome shotgun sequence genome and includes:
- the LOC104238507 gene encoding uncharacterized protein, which produces MDDEQKQNLHKKGMHNTEANVDQPNIVMYDPREGFLPVWWHNVYRTGSTRHPEESSAMAIQNVAPNNSPAMASYGPNTVATQTVQNVAPSYGPMSRKSDAGTSNQSRNMQTEPTVNPSRDSSFPNPKTSDAGSSGQSSS